The stretch of DNA GTCGGGTCCGCTCGGGATCCGACGCACTCATGCACTCACGCACTTCCGCACTTCTGTTCCCTACGGCAACTGGATCTCAGGCTTCTCGGGGTGCCGGCGGTAGAGCACCGCGATGCGGCCGATGGTCTGCACCAGCTGGGCGTCGGCGATGCGCTGCTCCAGCTCGGCGCCGGCCTCGCGCACGTCCAGGGGCGAGGCCTCGAGCACCTTCACCTTGATCAGCTCGCGGGTGTTCAGCGCTTCCTGCACCGAGCGGATGGAGGCGTCGCCCACCCCCTCCTTGCCGATGTAGGCCACCGGCTTCAGGTGGTGCGCC from Longimicrobium sp. encodes:
- the yhbY gene encoding ribosome assembly RNA-binding protein YhbY → MAITPKQRAYLKSLAHHLKPVAYIGKEGVGDASIRSVQEALNTRELIKVKVLEASPLDVREAGAELEQRIADAQLVQTIGRIAVLYRRHPEKPEIQLP